One Lactobacillus crispatus DNA segment encodes these proteins:
- a CDS encoding ABC transporter permease encodes MADKKEKATKKATKEDAKQKATLPPSGFKVAMHEIVRSKSALTALIIIIVILLFTFGGSLFLNRAQVTEMNIADSYYGWGEAGHLLGTDDGGRDILKLLIMGGRNSIMIGISVTVITEIVGLVVGLVSGYFGGTIDSVIMRIVDFIQILPQMPIIIVLTTVIPNYNAVTLVFLIAMFGWTVTARYFRSFVLSQRGRDYVLASKTSGSSNFKIMFREVLPNITSMIIIDVVLSIAGNIGIETSLSFLNYGLPSTTPSLGTLIGFANDPVNVINRPWLWLPATILLLVISLSINYVGQALQRAGDARQREN; translated from the coding sequence ATGGCTGATAAAAAAGAAAAAGCTACAAAGAAAGCTACTAAAGAAGACGCAAAGCAAAAGGCTACTCTCCCACCTTCTGGATTCAAGGTGGCAATGCACGAAATTGTGCGTTCAAAGTCTGCTTTAACAGCTTTGATTATCATTATCGTAATTTTACTGTTTACATTCGGTGGTTCATTATTCTTGAACCGTGCTCAAGTAACTGAAATGAACATTGCGGATTCATATTATGGTTGGGGTGAAGCAGGCCACTTGTTAGGTACTGATGACGGTGGTCGTGACATCTTGAAGCTGCTAATCATGGGTGGACGTAACTCAATCATGATCGGTATTTCAGTTACTGTAATTACTGAAATTGTTGGTTTGGTAGTCGGTTTGGTTTCTGGTTACTTTGGTGGAACAATTGACTCAGTTATCATGAGAATAGTTGACTTTATCCAGATTTTGCCACAAATGCCAATTATTATTGTTTTGACTACTGTTATTCCTAACTACAATGCCGTAACTTTGGTATTCTTGATTGCGATGTTTGGTTGGACGGTCACGGCACGTTACTTCCGTTCGTTCGTCCTATCGCAGCGTGGTCGTGACTATGTTTTGGCATCTAAGACTTCAGGTTCATCTAACTTTAAGATTATGTTCCGTGAAGTTTTGCCAAACATTACTTCAATGATTATCATTGACGTTGTTTTGAGTATTGCTGGTAACATTGGTATTGAAACTAGTTTGTCATTCTTGAACTATGGTTTACCAAGTACTACGCCATCACTTGGTACTTTGATTGGTTTTGCCAATGACCCAGTTAACGTTATTAACCGTCCATGGTTGTGGTTGCCTGCTACTATCTTGCTTTTGGTAATTTCCTTAAGTATTAACTATGTTGGTCAAGCTCTGCAACGTGCTGGTGACGCAAGACAGCGTGAAAACTAA